In Dermacentor variabilis isolate Ectoservices chromosome 1, ASM5094787v1, whole genome shotgun sequence, the genomic stretch ggagaccctccggatcatgtccagaatttgctcaatctgtctggatagaagggaaacagtgtagtttgacctgccatccgcttggacgtgtaggccgaggatacgagcacgattaacctgtggtatcggtgtgccatccacgtgcacagtgatagggggagtagagcaacggctccgggggcgaatgattatgagctctgacttttccggagcacatcttaagccgaaTTTTCtggcgtactcggaaactgtatcgattgattgctgcagtcggtcctggatggctccgtcggaaccccgtgtcgaccagatagtaatgtcgttcgcataaatagcgtgggcgacatcagggatctggtcgagtagccgggggagccctgcgagcgcgatattgaatagagtagggggaaagaactgagccctggggtgtcccacgtcctacaagacgaatcgtaccggatcgatgcggtcccattcctacggtggctgtgtgaTCTCGAAggaatgcgcggatatagttgtacatacgagttcctcgcgaagaaactcgtcgacgggcttcggtgggcttcgtatcattccggcgaaaagttcttccttcacaccacgcttctgtaggcggactttcttctatTCAGTCATTTCCGggtcatctcctccgtgaagatcgcgatggtctcattagaaagctgcactcgggtttcttgTAGAGCTTCGGCTCATTCTCGGCGTACGACGTTTGTGAATGCcttcaggaagccgcttcggaacaggtacaatgtcgttaaggtggcttctcggttctcgaaccacgtcctggcggcgtgttacaatgcgaaaaagacatgtcgcagtttgtcgtcgctgtttcagctgttaaatgtagcgaccctctcatacgtctcaagccagctttccgggtcctcgaatgttgaaccgcggaacatcggaggctccctgggctgttgcaTCACGATGgaggacgctggggctgccattggggatgaCTTGGGGACGagcttcctggtcgtctcaggcaaaaggcCGTGCTCCGGGgccagtccttgcagcctgcgactacctcgctggttcttggcgacgttggtgttgccttccgcgttcgggcttgggtcacggctttgtggggggcgtccggtacatgaacgtaaagcacctccaccagatgtcatgtggtagtgacggtaaatagcacagtagcaatactgtgaaatacgaaactaacttttattgggcgaacctgcacCCACAAAAACAgtctacacttaaagcacaacgataactgcgaacacagtcggcgatcgtcgaaatctgatctaccGGTCAAgagcatcggcttttatacacgagccatcgaacgttccagagtaatatCTGGTGCCAGCATGTGTCTtacagaaagttctacaccattcgcgtcgcgcatacatgcaattagattacgcaaggttcggtgacaacagacagcgaatagaaccatcgataacattccagaaacttccgatacatgcaggcgcgtcccacgctgagcgacaacatttgttatacggtgaaaagcgctcacccgaaaagGATAAACAAGTCAACCTGTCAATATGAATAAGAGGCTTCTGCTGGCTGCGCAGCCAGCAGAGCTCTTTCCACGTCAGGGTTCACCTGTGCGCTATTCGCCGACGCATCACCTGTCGGAAATGTGTCCAGGCTAAAGCAGATAAGGTGTTGTGACGTggaatattacagcgaagctgtttatgcggaccctgtgtcgtcgttgtcggacttcgctaaaaaaggggccacgtgacccagcgggagaggaaaagaagagctcaacagggggaaaggCGTTCGAGTGACCCCTTTCtccctgtgagaatgctatcttatacgcgaatcttatacggttgtcacgCGGTGCATTTTCGGCGACCGAGCCAGAtaggcatcgaatttatcgacgactgattccaccctgccgcgaaagaaacaaatgttatgctggcggtttgcggccaacgaacagtgcccagcgattgaaacgcgatactaggagcgcgtggctgccggcaatTCTTTCGCCAGGAAGAAGTaccggcagccacgtcaatcgtcaaactaATCCAACCAATCATCAAAAATAATTGCAgtgcccgcatctccagtggcaGACCTTGCGCCCCAAATACGGAGCtctggattagtggttccgcacaatCCATCACAGCTACAACTGTGGGAAGACCACAAGTAGCGCGTACTCCTGAGCAAGAAGCTGCCTAGCGCGAgcgtcagcgcaaaaaaggatcggAGCAACttgctcgcgaaaaaaaaaaaaaagcacggcaaAACACAGACAGAAACCTCACGCTTACAAAAAAACACTGggagaaccgcaaaaaaaaaaagcactcctaaagcatgctcaccaagCGAACCACGCAAAAGCGAAAGTGAGGCGCAAGAATTGTGGAACAAAAATTtgcaatatagactgcttgcgaagtttgacttgcatggtgtaacactcggtgtaactagcACAGCTACGCCGTTCGACCATCTTcccggactggaaggggcggtgattttgaTTCTGAAACATCGCTCAGAATTGCGCTGCTACGCAAGACCGGCTAACGTGATTaattgaaatatttatttcttgtgTGTCCATCGTCTTAGTGCACGCCTTGTCTTTAGTCTCGCCTCGAAACGCAGTAGTCCACCATGCCAAGTTAAAGCGCTCGCAGCCGGAGTGGTCGTAGAGGCTACAGTGTTCTCGCTGGCGTTGATCATAGCAGGCGGTTTGAGTGTATAGACGCCGAGACGGCCTCTGTCTACTGATGGGCTCGCCTGGTGTCGGGGAAAGCAAAGCCATCTCGTCCTGTATAGCCACTATTGCTCTTGCCTGGGTAGAGTGTCCTACAGAATACCTCTAAGGCATTTTATACTAAGCATTTTCAACAGTTCGCAGATTTTGGCCAGTGCCACACACGAAAACATGGCAAACTTCAACGAGTTTTGCGCCTGTATGGCGTGCCATGCAATGGCAAAGTTTCTTCTCTGTGCAGCTCTGTGCGCACGACTCGTCGCCTTAGCGATCttagaagaaggaaaaaatactcTGGTACCGTAACAGCCAGGCCAGCGCTTCTCAAGAAACGCTTTATTCGACGGACAAACAGTATACGTGCCAGCTCTCGCATTTGGCGAGTGAGACACCGCCGTTCTAAGGTGCACTTCTTTGTAACTATATAAATGCTTCGCCCTCTCACGAACGCCAGAAAGCAGGTAATCTGTAACGGCAATTCATATAAACAGACATCTGTTTCGTTCCCATGCGAATCTCTCTATTGCCATAATAACCGACTATTTAATTGGAGTGTTCCAATAGCGCTTACACGCACGAGAAGCACGAccatgtttttctttccttcttttttcccttATGGCGGTTCGCCTTTTTCGCCTCTTCTAAGGCATCTAGCAAGTTTTGTTAGCCAATATATTGCATCAATTCATTGTGCGGGAGAAAAAAGAAGTGTTGCCGCGATACCAGTATGGCATCGCATAAAGTACCCGTCAATTACTTAGAAAGCCCTCCTCTGGACTTCCCACACAGTAACGACAAAGAAGAAAGCTATTTCTCGCGCGAGGACGAATGCTATTATTCGAGAACGCCGTTTGCCTCAGACAATGGCTCATTAAGCTTCATGAAATTGCAGTGCGCTCCCAATGCATGGCTCACGCTAGAATGCAATTTGGCAGCAGCATTTTCATAACTGTCACTGCCTTCTCCGCCCAAACGACCTTATTAtttcttccttcccttctttctgccttgctttcttcttttttttttacttgtttgctCTGCTTTATTGGAATACCACGAGAGTGTTTCAATTCAATTATATCATTAAAAGCCACGCGGAAGCCATTACGCCGTGGTCGTTCTTTCTGTAAATATTGTCATTGATCATTTGTTATCATTTGATGAAATATCTGAATAGTTTAGCAGGTATCCCACTCATACCCTTATAATAACAAACGCACCCCTGTGTCCCTCTTGGCATACGAATATCACACTTCGCAGTAAATTACCCTAAGGGGTGACATATAGTTAAGATCCTTCATTTTCgcgcagcatatatatatatatatatatatatatatatatatatatatatatatatatatatatatatatatatatatatatatatatatatgtatatatatatatatatatatatatgtgtgtgtgtgtgtgtgtgtgtgtgtgtgtgcgtgcgtgtttgtgtgaacgagaagaaagggggttaaccgaggggcccgtttttttagtcatatcataagaagccaacaaacactgacaccaaggacaacataggggaaattacttgtgcgtaataaatgaaatcaagaaacgataatttaatggaaatgaaagtgcatgaaaaaacaacttttttcaattttttttatccactttagtttaaattaatttattgtttctttattatatttattgcgcacaagtaatgtcccctatgttgtctttggtgtcagtgtttgttggcttcttattatatatatatatatatatatatatatatatatatatatatatatatatatatatatatatatatatatatatatatatatatatatgcggaagttgtgggttcggctcccactggCGACACGTTATccttttcgtccgctttcatttccctttctttaATTTCTACATTTTAATTTGAACCACAGCTAATTTGCCCCGATGCTTTCCGCGCGTTAATTGTCTATCGATATATATTAAAGAAAGGGAAATGAACGTGGACCAAAAGATAACatgtcgccggtgggagccgaatccGTAACTTCGGAATTACGCGCGCGTTGCGCTACCAGTTGTGCCATGGCGAGGGCTATCGAACCGTCCACTAACTTGTGTATCTGTgttttactagatctagccctaagagtgtcagccagcgccactcgggcggatgtagaacatccttcttttgcccgatggcgtcacgcAGCAATACGTGACCTTAGGAGAGTGGGCACGTGGCTAACATACCCTCGTACgctacctaatgacatcaaggGTGCCAgacccgatatatatatatatatatatatatatatatatatatatatatatatatatatatatatatatatatatatatagcgatcaGGCGTCGgatcaggcgtcacttagtccagcccttaaagctgtagaagtctgggccgcaaTAAGTAAAATGAAACTTGacgaatctaaatcagtcatgctcagaatcacaaacaaaacaaagcatgttattgagtgtaattatgagacgaactcaacaattctaaccgaagctgaaacgataaaatacctaggtttaacaatttcgaaagacttaagtcggaaatcacacatagacagaacttgtggagctgcagaaaaaaaaattatggtttcttcgccgaaaattaaagctagcaaccacacccgtcaaactacttgcatatttaacttacattagaccgaCGTTAGAgcatgccagtgtcatttgggatccgtttcaatcaggattaataaaccgcattgagaagatacagggaaaatctgcaaggttcattctttcccggtattatcgtactgactctgtttccgaaatgcttcggttgcttgatttgcctccactggctcaacggcggaagttggctagacttaaattcctttttttgttatcaaaaggccacttcaatattgaaaccgaACCCTATtttgctcccaggcaggctagaaacgtcaggtcaggcaatcattgcatgttctcaattccaaaagcatatctggacatgtacgcttattcagtttttccgcgaacgattaaggaatggaacagttcgccggcgtctgttttgcagtcaAGTAGCATTAAAATATTTGAGGAACGCGTtaaaaaaccttttatgaaattgaatTTTAGTTGTGTCGTGCAAACGGTGTCACACcattctagaaatacatacaatagtctttcttttatgctgtttCCGAtttcactgtcacaatgttacaaACATGCATTTCTTAGCCAGAggattgtatttgtatttggttatttgttttgcattgtatttccaacattcattgcttcatgtcctatttacgtttgtaaagtgtttacattttttacgctatgtgcaaatTTGCTGTACCgaccctgttacggccaaaacggccaacagtatttgaaaataaaaaaaattaaaataaataatatatatatatatatatatatatatatatattgaaattcCGGTGGGAAAAACTGTGTTATTTTTAAAGAGGAAAACGGGGATAAATCGGGAGTCTTGTTCTCTGGCATCCAAAGCTCGGAATTTTCCTGGTAAATTTAACACTACTAGCAGCATCGATTAACACAAAACGTTCTTCATATAAACAAGCAAATTCACTGTTTATACACCATAGTCATCACCCAGCACTTctagtagcatgtcaggcgaacaggCAGGTTAACATCTATAGCATACCATTAAAggttgtatctctctctctctctctctctctctctctgagtctCTCACATAGGAATATGTAGGGGCAATAAAAGCTGCTCGCAAATCATCTGATGATCTCATGCATACAAATACTCGTTGTCAGGCATTAATACATTTAAAACAACACATGttaacaaaaacaacaaatataGACGGGATTCGCGATCTCGTCTTTGTTCTCTGCACTTACAAGAAAAAAAGTACGCAAAATGCACGCGGTCATGATTCGCAAGAGGTGGGGCTCTTGGCCTTATCCTACAAGCCTTTATTGCCCTACCTTATCGTATGCAATGTCAGCATTTCTGGGACCTGTCGGGGATTTATCTTAGAGAAGCTGTAAAACGTGACGTCACAACAATGCAGCCGCAGCGGCGCTGTCGGCACTGCTGTCGGTATTGCTGTTAAAGGAGTAGTTACAGATAATTTCGAAGTTGTAGAAACTTTACCACACCCTTTTCGCACGTAAAATGATCACATTTAGCAAGTGTGACTAATGGGAAACATAAGATATTTAAATTTGATGCAGAAGTTGTATCGCAAGTATGCTTTTTTCACATACTTGCCACTgacatcctttctttttcttttttttgtgtgtggtgtTACATTTGTTCTGGACAGTTTAACAATATTTCTGGGCTCCGGAGAGTGTCTCAGGTGCATTGTACTGTTCAATGAGttctacacccgccgtggttgctcagtggctatggtgttgggctgctgagcacggaggtcgcggcttcgaataccggccacggcggccgcatttcgatgggggcgaaatgcgaaaacacacgtgtacatagagctgcacgttaaagaaccccaggtggtcgaaaattccggagtcctccactacggtgtgcctcataatcagaaagtggttttggcacgtaaaaccccataataaaattaaaaaatgaGTTCTACAATAGACGTCAAACTTCAAGCAACAATGCCAAACCTGGTCATCGACACATTGTCGTGACGTTCTGACCGAGAGCAATACTTGCTCGCGTCGTGTGGCAATAAGCCTAGGTATGATGGTGGAGCTCGTAAGAACTTCAGTGCAGCGCAGGTTTCTTCAAGCGGCGCTCGCTTGTGACAGCAGCAACGACCGCAGGAATGGAGCGAgaatcgtgacgtcatgacgcatcCACCTCCGCAACTGGTTCGTGAAACAATTAGTATCATAGTAATTTATTTAGGAGGCTCTGGTGCTTGCCAGTGTTTCTCTAAGGTTTTGAGAATTCGGGCCCTCATATAACGTAAAAAAAACGAGAAATCGGAAGTTGCATGTCAGTAGTACTCCCTTGAGTAGCCGGACGAAATGGCCATCCAATGGTGCGTCAGTTGTGCGAATGAGCTTTGGAGCTAAATTAACGCAACAAACATCGCCGGCGCGAATTGGTCGGAAGGCAAGATGAACGCTTGAGGTAAATTGTGAAGGTATTTCTATCAAAGATTGCGAAAAGCGTTCAGAAAAGCGGCGCACAGTCATCGCCGTGCGTATGCTCTCGTCACCCACGTCCTAGAGTTGACATTTCGTAGCGGCATACCCTTCCCTATTTGGAAAACACGTACACCGTCGTCGGCTGCGCAGGCGGCACGTAGTAACCGCCAGCCTGCTGCTGCGTCGGGTACAAGTGCTGGGGGCCGGGAGGCGGCGGTGGCTGGTACGTGTCGCCCACTGGCGCCGACGCTGCGAAGTAGGGCTCCGCTACGGGTGCCGGCGACGGTTGCGGGTAGCCGGGGTAGGCGGGGGGCGGCGCCTGCTGTGGCGGCGCAAATCCGGGTGGCGGCGGTGGTTGGTACTGGTGAGGCGCCTGAGGGTATCCGTAACTCATGCCTCCCAGTGGTTTGCTGCGTTTGTAGAAACAAACAAGTTTGTCTGGTTCCGCGTGCTCTCCGTGCGACTTATTCTTATGGCGGAAGAAACGCTTTAGCAGAAAACCGGCCACTGAGGTTGGCTTACTCAAATGGAAGCCGTCTGAATGCTGCAGCTTTCATCGACAAGCGTAAACGGTTCCAgggttgccaggtttggctactTTGAGCTAAATTGGCCACATTTGAAGGCTCGTGGCGCAATAATTTTCGAGTTCGCTACTTTCTGGCTACTTTTAAAAGCAACGTTTTCCTATAAGAACTACGGAAAAACCAGACAAAATATAACCATAAAACGGCATCATCCGCTGTACTACGCCTCTAACGACACACACTGTGCAACGACTACCATCACAATGTGTATTCGAAGGGAGGACGCAACCTACACCTTGCCAGCCGCCGAAATTCATTCAACAGGAACACCTTCTGGTTCATTCCATGGATTGTATCCTTTTATAGTTGAGTGCTCAGTAAATTATAAGGGGGAGACAGAAGTTTCATTACGGTCCCATGTTGAAATTGAGTAAAGGCATCTGAGAACACGCCAATACATGGCTATATGAACTACTAGAAAAACACTTTTCTTAAGGAATAAGAAATCCTGACTCGCTTACAAAGTTGAGATATGGCATAGGGATACATTGATGAATGACTAAAGGGCGAGAATGGTGCACTCGACATATTCGCTTGTACTATAGCTCACTGATAACTACTTGCGTTCTTTTAATCATTTATACAGGGATAACAAGTTCCGGATGCGAATACCGAGCCACCAGTTCAAACTTGATATCCAAAGACCAGTTTGTTAATACATCGAAGGACACTAAATGGAACAGCTCCAAAAGGAGCAAT encodes the following:
- the LOC142580116 gene encoding uncharacterized protein LOC142580116, whose translation is MSYGYPQAPHQYQPPPPPGFAPPQQAPPPAYPGYPQPSPAPVAEPYFAASAPVGDTYQPPPPPGPQHLYPTQQQAGGYYVPPAQPTTVIVKEKEDSCAKDCCLCALCMGLCCLCCQD